The genomic DNA AATCTATATTTTGTTCTTCAACAGATTCACCAGTAGTTTACTTATATGTGTAAGCTGTGACTTTGTGCAGTTCTTCAAGAATCTTTCCAAGACCTTAAAGGACGTTGTCTGGAAATCCGAGGATCTGCAGATGCAACCTGCTGCTTAGTGGAACCTTAGGAGAGGAAGGATGGCAAACCATCTGAGTCTCATTCTTCCAAGCAGATTCCATTTTGGTAGTCCGCATCAGCAAATCTGTTCACTGCATTCTATATGTACCGGTGGGTGGCCTGGCAAATTGTGCTGGTCCTCTACCATCGTTGTAAATACTGCATTTTGAGAGGTCGTATTCCTTGCTGTAGACTGTAGTCAGAGTAAAGCTCATTCAGTAGATTTTTGTGAGCGTGTGAGCTCTGTAAATCCATGTATGCCTATGAATCATGTTGAACCACAATGCGCAGAATCTGCGAAATGAGGCCAAGTAGGGTCTTGCACTCTTGCTTCTGGTAAGTTGACCCATTTTCTAGTACTGAGCAGAAACAACTTAAGCAGTTTTTTCATCGCTTCAAGAAAAACCTGGCGGTCACGCGGGCGACCTTCCCCCAGGCACCCTTCCCCGCCGTAGCAGCCGCATAAGAGCAACCACAGGGTGAGCAAAAAGCGATGCTCCAATAAGGGCACGTGATGGCTTTGCTCGGAGAGAAACTAAAGCAAGTTCGTTCCTGAAAGGGGATCTGCATTCTTAATTGATGGTTGAACAACCTTGAAAATGGGATCATTTCCTCGACATCCGAAAACACCAgcgcatgatgatgatgatctccATAAAAAATGGTAGCCGTAGTTCGGACTTTGGGGATTCTAAGATCTGAAAATGGTCCACTAGTTGTGGAACATGAAACGTTGATGGTATTCCAGCATGCTTCTGCAATCTGCATATGGACAGCTAAGGAATAGATGATCCCTTGATTCCTCAAACTGATTTGGGACTGTGATCATTTTTTATAACCAGGAACTGTGAGGGAAGCACCCACATATTTTCATTAATTAAAAGGCAAAATGAGAGTTATATATACAAGAAACAACTATAGAGAAGCTACTAAGAATATACAAGAATGTTACAAAGCACTCAGCCAATCTTACAGCGTTTATCCTGTATAAATGCAGGATAATCTCCATTTTGAAAGCCTGCTTCCAACCAGCCACATGTGTACAATGCCATCAACACTACTAATCAGAATGGTACTACAGATGTGGGCATCTGACAATCTTGAGTCTTGGACAACCTGGATGCATGTCGATGGCCATAATCAACACAGACAAGGCACATCCTCGCTTGGGCACCTTTCCACGGAGGCCACCAATTTCTAGAAAGACCTCTTTGAGAGCGAACAGGTGTTCAATACCCGAAGGTGATTCAAAGATTTCTTTGAAGCGTAACTTAAGCCTCTCCAgcttcggcattgctccagccTCAAAGGTCAGACGTGGTATCCTGCACCAATACTTGAAGTACTTGAGGGCTGGGAACGCCATGCTGTAGATCGTGATACCCTCTCTAGGTGATACTTGGGTGCGCAATCCTAGGTTTGTAAGTGCAGGCAACCGTGCAAGGACAAGGAAACCATCCATTGACAGTTCTCTGATCGCAATCTTCAGAACTTGGAGCTCATGGAGCTCTGCAATCCATTCAGGGACTTTGGGAAAACACCAGTAGGTCAATTCTAGTGTCTGCAGATGGCGGGGAGAAGGGTTTAACAAACTCAAACCACTCCCACAAATACCAGGCCAGTACATGTATAGATATTTGAGGTTGCAAAGCATCTCAAGTGAAGATTGTAAAACATCCATACACAATGCTGTGTTGGAGATTGTTGTTCTGGAATAGCAGAGTTTGAGATCTCTTAGATTGGTCAGTTGGCCGAGACCCCTGATGCTGTCTATTGAGTTCTCCCCCAGATCAAAGGATTGCAGAGTTACTAGAGACTTCATGTTGCCAATCCCATCAGGTAATCGGGTACTTTCCGGAATAATAAGATGTGTCAAGCAAGGCAGACAAATGATATCCGATGGAATAACAACTGATCCCCACTCTATGTCCAGGGTCTCCAACTGCTGTAGCTCCCCAATTTTCTCAGGTAATTGTAACTGTACATGAATGTTGGTTTCAATCTTCAGATATCTCAGTTGAAACAATTTGCATACTCCAAGGAAATCCAGTTCCATCTTATAGGAAACATCTGAGAACCCAACAATTAAAACTCGAAGAAAACTGAACTCTGAAAGAGGATTCAGGTACAAGAAATTGGAGCCTCCAAAAGCTGCAAGAGATCGAACATGTGACAGATTTTTGGCTGGATCCATGACGCTATGGTTTCCATTGTCATATTGAATGGAGAGTCGACGGACATTATTGTGCAGGCCTAACGAGGCATTGGGTTTATCATTTATTCTCAGAAAATTCTCTTCTGCGCACTCACTCAATATAAAATCGAGCATCATATCGTGTACCTTACAAGATAATACCTCGTTTTGGTAGTTGACATCATTAGGTGAAATCATGCTCCTATTAACCAGCTCATTGAAATAATTACTTGCAACATCTTCTGCATCTAGTCCCTGCACCTTACTAACAAAACCTTCAGCTATCCATTGCTTGACCACATCGTTCTTCCAAATTGTGTAATCCTCTGGATAAATGCCAAGGTATAGAAAGCATGCCTTCAGATAATAAGGAAGGTTCTTGTAACTGAGCTGCAATATTCGTCTCGTACTGTCCAATGCAGAGCATTTCCCAAACTTATTGCCCAAAGAATTCCTTACGTGTTCCCACTGTTCAACTCTTGTGGTTGCTTGATTAGCTAAAAGGCCAGAAATACTAACAATGGCAAGTGGCAAACCGTTACATTTGTCTAAAATTTCAGTTGAAATATCTCTCAGTTGTTCAGGGCAAGCATCCTCAGAGCCAAATATTCTATTCAAAAATAACCTTTTTGATTGTTGGTCATCTAGTGGCTCCATCTTATAAACATACTCATGCAGATAACTGCAACAAGCAATAGCTACAGTTTCAATGCGTGTAGTTGTTATAACTCTACTAGCCTGCTCATTTTTGGGGAGGGCACATCTAAGAATATCCCATGCCGATTCCTCCCATATATCATCAAATATGACAAAGTACCTGCGCAAACATTCATACAAAGGATATGTATCATATCAACTATGCAAATAGACTGTTCTTCAAAAGAAAACACTACGCTGATACTCTTAGCTCTAAATAGTACGAGTAAGGAGCGGAAAGGAATTGTTTGGACTAAATTAGTTGGACCTATATACTGACAACACCACACTACATGATATTTATCAAAGCttatatgataaaaaaaaagagtccatTGAAGATTATATACATTCTAAAAGCATAAGAACTTACGTACCTTTTGTCTTGTAGATGTTTTCTAAGATCATTAATGAGGTTCTGCACCTCGCTAGGTTGAGAAGGTGGTTCTTGCCCAAGTTGTGAAAACATATTAGCGAGAATCCTTGTCATGTCTGGTCTCTGCGAGACTGATACAAATGCCTGACAATCAAATTTATCTCCAATCCTTTTGTACACCTCATTGGCCAGTGTGGTCTTACCAAGACCACCAATTCCTACAACAGATACCACCCTCAATCGTTGACCTTCGTCTAGCAACAACTCAACTAGCTCATTCCTTGGACCATCCATGCCCTCGAGGCCATCTTCATCAGCATAAAGTGCATGAAGGCGAGGGTCAACAGACACATATTTAGATGCAGAGGTGCTCACATCAATCTTATACCTTTTGTGACGATGACTCACCTCCATGACACGAGCCTTGATCTGTCGTATTTCATTTGAAATACGATTTTTGGTTCTCAGCATACTGAGACGCTGAATGATCTTCCAAATGAGACCAGCTGCGGTACCGTCCTGGCTGGCATGACGCATGACCTCATCAATCCAGTCCTCAATGTCATAAGCCATCTCCCTTACTTGGTTCTTCCAATTCTTGGTCAGGGGATCGAGCTCCTCCTTGTCTGCTAGAATCTCTAGGAAAGCATTCATGGAGCTGAGTTCATCTCTGATGAATGACAACTCCTTTGACATGTTGCTGAACTTGACGTACTCTTCATCCATGAGAGCTTCGGTCTCATCGCAAAGGGAGTTCATAACTCCCATCGAGACGCTCACCAAGGCCTCCCTTAGCCTTGCAGACATATGTGTGTCTAATCTCACTCACAAACAGATGTGCAGCAGCTTGATTTGGTCTGGACATGGGACAAAAATACACCAAGGGAAAAAAGAGGAGCGGTTGGCGGTTGGCGAGGGGCAcgtcgggcgggcgcggcgaggagcggaCGAGCGGAGCGCCGCGTCGTGGTCGCCCCGGTGGACCAGGAGCTGAGCGGCGGTCCGCNNNNNNNNNNNNNNNNNNNNNNNNNNNNNNNNNNNNNNNNNNNNNNNNNNNNNNNNNNNNNNNNNNNNNNNNNNNNNNNNNNNNNNNNNNNNNNNNNNNNGTTGTCGGACTGAAAATAACGGAGCGTCAGGAATCAAAGTTGGACTCGATATTAAATAGGAAATggaaatttttttaataattatgaAAGGAATGATCATTTGTCTGATGTTCTAAAAAGAGATGAAAGGAATGGATCATTTGATTTGTCTGATGTTACTAAAAAGAGATGATACAAGAGAAGAGAGGCTGTTTAGATATGCTCAGTCTAGTCTAATCGATGTTTAGACATCGTTATGCTCTGGTAGTTATAAGATATTGGTTTAGTAGATTTATAATACGATAGGACGGAACCAGTAGTCGAAAGAAACATGGTCAAAGAATAAAAGTccacgaagaaaaaaaaatggcatttatgaTGTGACTGTAACTTCAATAACAGAGCAATCgttatataaaataaatgttgacagaaaaaattgcaaaaggaTCAATGAGTCATCACCAATATATAACGAAGGAACCAGTAGTCGAAAGAAACATGGTCAAAGAATAAAAGTCcacgaagaaaaaaaatggcatttatgaTGTGACTGTAACTTCAATAACAGAGAAATCGttatagaaaataaatgttgacaaaaaaaatgcaaaaggatCAATGAGTCATCAGCTATATATAACGAAGAGACGTAGACATCAGCACAAATAAAAACGCATAATGAGACCTCAATACAATATAACCAATCCATCTATTATACCTAACTAGCACACATACCCGTGCGTTGTAACGGCTATGAAACTGCAGTAGATTCGATTGTGTTTTCAGGCTACGGTTGTGCTTCTTGGTTGTTTCACCATCTACATTTATGAATGAGTACGACCTAAAGATTTTGCTTGATAAAAATGAAGAAATCTCTTCTCATCATAGCTCTTAGTAGTGACATTGGGACCGTCAGATATCTTTCCAACGTAAAATGTAACACCTGGAATTTTAATTTGCTTATTTTTGGATGTATTCTGTTTTGGACATGGAGAAGGTGCTTACCGTAGCGAAGCATACCTAATTAACCTCTCTAAAAAGCACTTCGCCCCAAGTTAGCATTGTCAGATACCTACAGAATCACATTACACGTCAATACATTGCTTCCAAAaggaaatttttttgaaataaaaggaTAATCAACCGTATGTAGCTTACTTTGCTTTTCATCAGAGCAGGTAATACCTAATGCCAGGCAGCTGCAAGGGAGTTACGGTCTCACACTCGTTGAGCTGTGCAGTTCCGTCGATAACCAGCAACTCCAGAAGATTTGACTTTTTGGACTTCTTGAGCAATTGGCCAATACTAAAAGCAAATCTGTCCGTCAGCACACCATACAACCTGGAAGAGCTGGAAACTGTGCAGAGAATGCATTTCGTTCTCTGCAGAAAATACAATTGATTTTGCCTCACGCTGTAATAATTTGGAAGCTCAAAGTTTTTGTGAAGATACGTCAACTCTCGCACATATAGGATCTGGCCAGCTTGGACTTGGATTTATTGCATGCATTACCGCGTGACACCCGGGGCTCGTTCGAGGTCTTcaacccttcctcctccgccgtcgacCCACCCTCCACGttccgcccggccgccgccaccaagtcCACCTGCTCGCTCATCTAGGAAGTAGCTGGCGGCATCGAGTATGTCGGCAAGCTGACTCAACAGGCGGATGAGTGGGAACTCGTGCAGATCAACCAGCAGACTGGCCGGCCGCACGGCGTGTCCGCCCGCTCCTCTGGTGGTGGGCAACAGACGCCCTGCGCGCCTGAATAGGCAAGGCCCTTGGGCTGCAAGCGTAAAAAATTCAAGACACGAAGCAAATTGTGAGAGATTGGAGTCAATCATGGGATTTTGTGATGAATTCCTTGGCAGAAGTTGCAGCGAGAGGGGCCTCAACATATCCTTGAAGGACGTCGGTCGCGCCTGGGCGTGACGGCGTGTTAATCTCGGAGACGACGGCAGCGTAGCCGACCTTTAGGCGCATCGCGGCGTCGACCCACACGTCGTTGGCGAACCACACTTTGGGGCCCTCCATCGTCGCCAGAGCTATCGGAGAGGATGCCTCGCACATATCCAATTCCAAACCGATCTCTCTGATGGCTCCTTGCCGCCTGGGCCTCACATCACGTACGAGCTCACGTATTTGACTGCAGTGCAAACGTGTAGGATCGAGTCGGTCGAGTTCCTTCTCCTGCCCGAACGAAAGCCCACTCCAGGCCGGTACGGACCAAAATTTTGCCAGGATGACAGCGAACAAAGAACGGACGCGTTGCGACTTGCGTGCGAGAGGGACggattgcgggttgattactAAAAACTTGAGGGGGGTTTTCGCAAAATTACCATGACGgttgaaggattgaaagaaacatcctctctttaatattaggtatagattctATTCCTTCCTACATAGTATCACGAGTTTAGGGTTTCACATCCTAAGCCAAACTTTCCGGTTCCGCTAGTCctccctgccgcgccgccggccgtccttCACGGCGTGCATCCAGCGCGCCCCCTCGATGGCCTCCTAGCGTGCCCCCGGGGAGGTTGCCCGTGACCTCCGCCGGGGGCAGCGCCCTCCGTCTCTGCGGCGGATCCAACTAATCCGCCACCCTCCGTTGTCAAGAAAGATCAGATAGTGAAGAAACCCACCCGGGTGCTGTCCTCCCTCCTCATCTCCGTCGCCCTCAGCCACGCGCCTTTGCTCCTCGCGCCGTCGCCCTCGGTCGTGCGCCTATGCTCCTCACGCCTCTGCTCTGCGCACCTCTactcctcgcgccgccgccctcggtcGCGCGCCTCTGCTCCTCACGTTGCTGCCCTCGGCCACGCGCCTCTGCTCCTCGCGTCGTCACCCTCCGCCGCGAGCCTCTACTCCTTGAGCCGCGGCCCTCGGCCGCACATTCCCTGCACCGCGCTCACCACCACCTCGCACCGCCGTCCCTTGGCGCGCGATTTCCTTATGCCACCCCGTCTTCTACGTGCACTCGGAGGttctacacaagatgctcttGCTGTGTCTTCTTCTTTTGCCCAATCAGAGATCGGGATTGTGTCGCCCACTGCCCGTCGACCTCTCACCCCTACTTCGACATCGGCGTCGACTTTACCAGCTCCTGCCCCGTCTCCGACTGTGCGGCATGGTGAGATGGACAACGCCCTAGGGGACACCCTTGTGCACCGTCCTTCTCGCTACTTCATCCGCATGTCGACCTGCCCCGGCTCGTCGTCACCTCCACCGATTGGGACACCTCCGCCGATTTCGCCCATCGTCATCTAGCCTCGCGCATACTCGGTCTGATCGGCCGATGTGCATGATTCACCCAGCTCCTGTGATGTTCATCCTCGTATTGCGTGCCTCTTCCTGGAGTATAGAGGGCTACCGCTGCATCGCATCTTCGGGCAGCAGTGGCGCCTTCCGTGGTCTACTTCGCCATTGcatcctcaccgccgccgaccaCATCAACGACCTCATCATCACTACTAGTCGTTGCGCCTTGCGCGCATGGTCTTCGTCGGGCTTTTCCAGATCTTCGCCGTCTCTTTCGAGCTCCGCCGCTGCGTCATCCGGATCATCAGACCTTGCGTTAGATCATCCGAGTCTACTTCCTTGCTTCGTCCAGCACCTCGTCGCCAGCATGGCCATCTCATCTCGCGGAGACTGTCTACTGCCAGTAGCCTCCAGGCTTTGTCGACCCTACCGCCCCAGATCACGTCTGTCTCCTGCAAAAGTCCTTATATGGACTGAAGCAAGCCTCGAGGGCTTGGTACTAGCGGTTCGCCTTCTTTCTTCGATAGCTCGGCTTCGTCGTCTCCGACACCTCCCTCTTTATTTACAAAGAGGGGTCGAGCATCGCCTacctgctgctctacatcgATGACATCGTCCTCACCGCCTCATCCTCAACTCTCCTCCAGCACATCATCTGAGTTTTCCATCACGGACCTTGGCGATCTGCACCACTTCCTCAGCATCTCCGTCACGCATTCTTCCCAGGGTCTGTTCCTGTCCCAGTGACAAtatgccctggatcttcttcagtgtgttggcatggctgagtgtcactctacaaCGACTCCtattgacactcatgccaagctctCAGCACACGATGGCGCCAAGCTCAAGGACGGCTCTTCAAACCAGAGTCTCGTTGGGgctcttcagtacctcaccCTAACTCGACCTGACCTGGCGTATGCGGTTtagcaggtgtgcctcttcatgcatgacccgcgCAAGCCCCACCTTACcctgatcaagcgcatcctgcgCTATTTGAAGGGCACGCTCTCCTCCGAGCTTCACATCGGCACCGGCCCTGTTCAGTCTCTGACTGCCTACTCCGACACCGACTGGGCTTGCTGCCTGGACTCTCGACGCTCCACCTTCGGCTTCTGCGTCTACCTCAGcgacaatctggtgtcttggtcctccaagcgccagaCCATGGTGTCTCGTTCCAGTGCTGAGGTGGAGTACCGAGCTATGGCCCATGCTGTAGCGGAGTGTTGCTGGCTTCGCTAACTTTTTCAGGAGCTTCATGTACCGCTTGCTTCGGCCACTGTTGTTACAGACAATGTGAGTGCTGTCTATATGACAGCAAACCTGGTGCATCATCAGCAcacgaagcacatcgagattgataCCCACTTCGTCCGTGAGAAGGTGGCATTGAGTGAGGTCCAGGTCCTCCATGTGCCATCCTCTCATCAGTTCGTGGACATCATGACGAAGGGCTCGCCAACTCCATTGTTTACTGAGTTCAGGTCCAGTCTTTGCGTCCATGATCCTCCCGCTGCGACTGCGGGcaggtattaggaagtatatatgtGTATTAGGAAGTATTTATCTTTCCAtatacacttgatgtattccttgtactccaagccatattggccatatagaGAGAGGTCAACCCCCCAAttggggtgtgtggtgtttccccatctacttctctacaaaGAGCAATATCCAATAAAATAAAAGAGGGTGCCTAAGCTCAGGTAACAGGCTCAAGAAAAGAGCTTACACACAAAGATCAATCTTATAAAAGAAACACAAGTATTCGTGAACTATGATTCAGAAGCTGATTTCTATTCATAGGATTCTTCAATCACCAATAAATTGGATGCGCTAAGTTACAGAGATTCGTAATTTATATTTGGTTCTTCAACAACATATAGTTACTTATATGTATAAACTGCAATTTGCTACTATTCTACAAAAACCTTTCCAAGACCTTAAAGGACGTTGTCTGGAAATCCAAGGATCTGCAAATTCAACCTTCTGCTTAGCGGAACCTCAGGAGAGGAAGGGTGGCAAACTATTTGAGTCCCATTCTTCCAAGAAATTCCATTTAAGTAGTCCGGATCAGCAAATCTGTTCACTTCATTCTATAAGTACCGGTGGGGGGCCTGGCAAATTGTGCTAGTCCTCTACCATTGTTGTAAAATGCTGCATTTTCAGAGGCCACACTGCTTGCTGTAGGCTGTAGCTGGAGTGAAGCTCATTCAGTAGATTTTGTGAGTATGTGAGCTTTGTAAATCCATGTATGCCAATGTATCATGTTGAAACACTATGCGCAGAATCTGGAAATGAGGTATGGTCTTGCACTCTTGCTCTTGCTATGTTGCCCCATTTTCTAGTACTGAACAGAAGAGCTTAAGCAGGTTTTTCATCGTTTGAGAAAACCTGGCGAGTTAATTGAGAACTCATATTGGTTGCCGTTTCAATTTCCCCCCATTTACACAGTGAATGTTGTTACATTTCTCTCAGCTGTCAGCTAGAAACGAAGGTGGCAGAGTGGGTTTCAGAGGATTGTACATGAGGGACAGAAACTCTTGGAGTGAGATAAGTCGCTCCCATGGCCTTCCAACTCCTGGTTCCTTCGCCTGCACAATGATGTAAGAACCCAACATAAGTGCCAGGCTCAGGGTTGAGATGCAAATCAAGCATGAGTAGTAATTTCAGCTCAACTTATTTCAATGCATGTATGTTTATGTGAAATATGTGGATTTGTTGAGTACCGTCGGCGTCTAACTTGGCGGCTGATTCGCAAGATCCGAAATGCAAGAACCCAATTCCAGCTTAAACGATTATTTGAGCAAGCACCAATAATCAATACCTAGTTTGATTGCCTTATGCTGATTTACGTGCCACAAGAATGTGATGCATGCAAATTTTGCAACGCAACAAAGTGCCAAATCAATAATGCAAATTGGATGGTGACTCACTTGGCCAGCATGACCTTGGCGAACTCGGTGTAGTTGAtctggccgtcgccgtcgacgtcggCCTCGCGGAGCATCTCGGCGAGCTCGTCGTCGGAGAGGCGCTCGCCGAGGTTCTGGAGGACGTGGCGGAGCTCGTCGCGGGAGATGAAGCCGTTCTGGTCCTGGTCGAAGACGCGGAAGGCCTCGCGaagctcctcctcgtcggcgccgtTGGCCTCCCGCATCTGGCGCGCCAGGAGGGTCAGGAACTCCTGGAAATCGATGGCGCCGCTGCCGTCGGCGTCCACCTCCTTCACCATCTCCTGCAGCTCCTCCTCGGACGGGCTCTGCCCCAGCGAGCGCATCACCGTGCCAAGCTCCTTGCTCGTGATCGTCCCTGCATGCATTTTTAATGTCAATTGCGATCGCAGTTCATCTTTGTCGATGAACAATGCAAAATTGCAAATGCAATCCAGTTCAGAAATGGCATACCGTCGCCATCTTTGTCGAAGAGGCTGAAGGCCTCCCGGAACTCCTCGATCTGCTGCTTGGACAGCTGCTGCTCCACCTCGTCCATTCTCTTCGTCGATCGATCGATTCAATCGGCTGCTGATTTTTTGATCTCTTAATTCCGTTGGAGGCACCACACGATGGATGGACGACAAGCAACGATGGATGGATGCAGACTGATTTGTGGTTAATCGCGGGACGGCAAAAGGTGAATTATTACCCCCCGCCCCCGAGTTCGTCCTCGGTTGTTCGTGCTGATTTTTATAGAAATGAGTGGTCGAAATTGCACCTCAAAAGTCATGCGAAaaaaacacattttttttttaccacagATAGTACATATAAGTACGCGTTTCTTCTAGACTTTAGCAGCAAGGAGTGGGAAGTCTAGATGACATGAAAGCTGATCAACGCTTCAGGAAGGATCAAAGTAAACTGCTCGTGAAATTTCACCAGATAATACTTTCTTCAATCTTTTCCTTATACTCTGTACATTATTTAATAGAAAGAATATGTGCCTACCTGATAGATTTAATTTTCTGCAAAAGGCAGCACTTACACAGCAGCATATGCAAATGGGCGGCTGCCAAATTTTCCGGAACGAACAAAGACGGCATCAATGAGCCATATCCACAGCCTATAGATACtacgctacaaatgcaacaatTCAAAAACAGCTTGAATTATTAGAGGGTAAAACATTTCGATAGAGACTACTTGGCAAAAACATGTGCATATTAAAACTTATCTATATAGCATAGCATATAATGTCAACCAATCAAAATTTCTCATCCTGCTTGAAAACAGCTTCATAGCGCTCCATGCAAATGGCAGCTAAACAGGGATACACTACTGGATACATAAACCTGGAAGTGCAAGTTGCATGGTGCTACCAAAAACATCTATGGCTCAGCAGATGCCATCGTTGCATCAGTGTTGCCAGGAATGGTTGTATCAATGTTGCTGGGCATCAACACATTGAAGCCGTCAATTGCTGTTGATACGATCATTGAGGGTATCTGTGGGTGCCAATGCAGTTCTTTCAAATCTCTCTGGCCCTGCTCATACAAACAGTCAGGGTCATGTATTTCACTCTTTACAAGCAATAGAACTGTGCAGGAAAAATGATGCAGCCACCAACGGTGAGGCCATAAGTCGGTTAATTTCT from Setaria italica strain Yugu1 chromosome VII, Setaria_italica_v2.0, whole genome shotgun sequence includes the following:
- the LOC101769427 gene encoding neo-calmodulin, which encodes MDEVEQQLSKQQIEEFREAFSLFDKDGDGTITSKELGTVMRSLGQSPSEEELQEMVKEVDADGSGAIDFQEFLTLLARQMREANGADEEELREAFRVFDQDQNGFISRDELRHVLQNLGERLSDDELAEMLREADVDGDGQINYTEFAKVMLAKRRNQELEGHGSDLSHSKSFCPSCTIL
- the LOC101765219 gene encoding disease resistance protein RPP13, which gives rise to MGVMNSLCDETEALMDEEYVKFSNMSKELSFIRDELSSMNAFLEILADKEELDPLTKNWKNQVREMAYDIEDWIDEVMRHASQDGTAAGLIWKIIQRLSMLRTKNRISNEIRQIKARVMEVSHRHKRYKIDVSTSASKYVSVDPRLHALYADEDGLEGMDGPRNELVELLLDEGQRLRVVSVVGIGGLGKTTLANEVYKRIGDKFDCQAFVSVSQRPDMTRILANMFSQLGQEPPSQPSEVQNLINDLRKHLQDKRYFVIFDDIWEESAWDILRCALPKNEQASRVITTTRIETVAIACCSYLHEYVYKMEPLDDQQSKRLFLNRIFGSEDACPEQLRDISTEILDKCNGLPLAIVSISGLLANQATTRVEQWEHVRNSLGNKFGKCSALDSTRRILQLSYKNLPYYLKACFLYLGIYPEDYTIWKNDVVKQWIAEGFVSKVQGLDAEDVASNYFNELVNRSMISPNDVNYQNEVLSCKVHDMMLDFILSECAEENFLRINDKPNASLGLHNNVRRLSIQYDNGNHSVMDPAKNLSHVRSLAAFGGSNFLYLNPLSEFSFLRVLIVGFSDVSYKMELDFLGVCKLFQLRYLKIETNIHVQLQLPEKIGELQQLETLDIEWGSVVIPSDIICLPCLTHLIIPESTRLPDGIGNMKSLVTLQSFDLGENSIDSIRGLGQLTNLRDLKLCYSRTTISNTALCMDVLQSSLEMLCNLKYLYMYWPGICGSGLSLLNPSPRHLQTLELTYWCFPKVPEWIAELHELQVLKIAIRELSMDGFLVLARLPALTNLGLRTQVSPREGITIYSMAFPALKYFKYWCRIPRLTFEAGAMPKLERLKLRFKEIFESPSGIEHLFALKEVFLEIGGLRGKVPKRGCALSVLIMAIDMHPGCPRLKIVRCPHL